The proteins below are encoded in one region of Alkaliphilus flagellatus:
- the thiI gene encoding tRNA uracil 4-sulfurtransferase ThiI, with protein MENVVVIRYGEIMLKGKNKRFFEDKLVSQIRHALSDLGKLRVYKAHSRIYIDVENYNVNDITDRAKRVFGVVSLSVAKRFEVDMDKIKEIALDELKDRISENNNIKTFKVESKRGDKSFPMQSLEISREVGGYLLENIENISVDVHNPDVSIQVEVRDKAFVFSNKINGFGGLPLGTNGKALLLLSGGIDSPVAGWLVGKRGVDIEAIHFHSYPFTSDRAKEKVIDLAKILSSYCGKFKLYSINLLPIQKEINEKCPEEEMTILSRRFMMKIAERVGVANNCDALVTGESIGQVASQTVKSLYVTNESVEMPVFRPLIAMDKVDIIDLAHKIGTYETSILPFEDCCTVFLPKHPVTQPKLDKIVKSESKLDVEELINAAIEDMEVEIITIED; from the coding sequence GTGGAAAATGTAGTAGTAATTCGTTATGGAGAAATAATGCTAAAGGGAAAAAACAAAAGATTTTTTGAAGATAAATTAGTAAGTCAAATTCGGCATGCATTGTCAGATTTAGGAAAACTTAGGGTATATAAAGCACATAGTCGGATTTATATAGATGTAGAAAACTACAATGTAAATGATATTACGGATAGAGCTAAAAGAGTATTCGGTGTTGTTTCCCTTAGCGTTGCCAAAAGATTTGAAGTAGATATGGATAAAATTAAAGAAATAGCACTTGATGAGCTTAAGGATAGAATATCTGAAAACAATAATATTAAAACATTTAAAGTAGAAAGTAAAAGAGGGGATAAGAGCTTTCCTATGCAGTCTTTAGAGATTAGCAGAGAAGTAGGAGGATACTTACTTGAAAATATAGAGAATATATCCGTTGATGTACATAATCCTGATGTGAGTATTCAAGTAGAAGTAAGAGATAAAGCCTTTGTTTTCAGCAATAAAATCAATGGTTTTGGAGGATTGCCTCTAGGAACTAATGGTAAGGCTCTACTACTTCTTTCGGGAGGAATAGACAGCCCAGTGGCAGGTTGGCTTGTTGGAAAAAGAGGAGTAGATATAGAAGCAATTCACTTCCATAGTTACCCTTTCACCAGTGACAGGGCCAAGGAAAAGGTAATAGATCTTGCAAAAATACTTTCTAGCTATTGTGGTAAGTTTAAGTTATATTCTATAAATTTATTACCTATTCAAAAAGAAATAAATGAGAAATGCCCAGAGGAAGAAATGACTATTCTTTCAAGAAGGTTTATGATGAAAATAGCAGAGAGAGTAGGAGTAGCAAACAACTGTGATGCCCTAGTAACAGGAGAAAGCATTGGACAAGTGGCAAGTCAAACTGTAAAGAGTCTTTATGTAACTAATGAATCTGTTGAAATGCCAGTATTTAGACCTTTAATAGCTATGGACAAGGTAGATATTATTGATTTAGCACATAAAATTGGAACATACGAAACATCAATACTACCATTTGAAGATTGCTGTACTGTATTTCTTCCAAAGCATCCAGTTACACAGCCTAAATTAGATAAAATTGTTAAATCTGAAAGCAAATTAGATGTAGAAGAGCTTATTAATGCAGCAATAGAAGATATGGAAGTAGAAATAATTACTATAGAAGATTAA
- a CDS encoding cysteine desulfurase family protein, which translates to MEVYLDNAATTKPRKEVVESILKSLEEQYANPSSLHKKGVEVEKEIKRIRRIVAKALGCTDQEIIFTSSGTEANNLAIRGITDAYKRSGNHIITSKIEHKSVLNTFNELEKKDFKVTYLDVDEKGFISTEQLKDAINNSTILVSIMYVNNEIGSIQPIEEMSKIIKSINPKTLFHVDGVQAFGKIKFNIKDIKIDSFSISGHKIHGPKGIGALYIKKGTKINPILTGGSQEMGIRSGTENVPGIYGLGEAVKLSMEDQDKNIEHLKKLRNYFIDTFKSQVEGIHITSEKNDNFAPHIINVCFPGVRSEIMLHSLEQDGIYVSSGSACSSKRKGYSHVLEAINMKDDLIDSALRFSLSYITTKSEIDYAIEKTKEHFINLKRIIKR; encoded by the coding sequence ATGGAAGTTTACTTAGATAATGCAGCTACTACAAAACCAAGAAAAGAAGTAGTAGAAAGCATATTAAAATCATTGGAGGAGCAATATGCTAATCCTTCATCTTTACACAAAAAAGGAGTAGAAGTAGAAAAGGAAATAAAAAGAATAAGAAGAATAGTGGCTAAAGCATTAGGCTGTACAGATCAGGAGATAATTTTCACCTCTAGTGGTACAGAAGCAAATAATTTAGCTATTAGAGGAATAACTGATGCTTATAAAAGAAGTGGTAACCATATTATTACTTCGAAAATAGAGCATAAATCTGTTTTAAACACATTTAATGAGTTAGAAAAAAAAGATTTTAAAGTTACATATTTAGATGTAGATGAAAAAGGATTTATATCTACTGAACAGTTAAAAGATGCAATTAATAATAGCACAATTTTGGTTAGTATAATGTATGTTAACAATGAAATTGGAAGTATTCAGCCAATAGAAGAAATGAGTAAAATTATTAAAAGTATAAATCCCAAAACATTATTTCATGTAGATGGAGTACAGGCTTTTGGAAAAATTAAGTTTAACATAAAGGATATTAAGATTGATAGTTTTTCAATAAGCGGACATAAGATTCATGGGCCAAAGGGAATAGGCGCCTTATATATTAAAAAAGGAACTAAAATTAATCCAATATTAACTGGTGGAAGTCAGGAAATGGGTATTCGTTCAGGAACTGAAAATGTACCAGGTATATATGGATTAGGTGAGGCTGTTAAATTATCTATGGAAGATCAGGATAAGAACATCGAACACTTAAAGAAACTTAGAAATTACTTTATAGATACATTTAAAAGTCAAGTTGAAGGTATACATATAACATCTGAAAAGAATGATAATTTTGCACCACATATTATTAATGTTTGTTTTCCTGGAGTTAGAAGTGAAATTATGCTCCATAGCTTAGAGCAAGATGGGATTTATGTGTCGTCTGGTTCTGCTTGTTCATCTAAAAGAAAAGGATATAGCCATGTGCTAGAAGCAATAAATATGAAAGATGACTTAATTGATAGCGCACTTAGATTTAGCTTGTCTTATATAACTACCAAAAGCGAAATAGATTATGCAATAGAAAAGACGAAGGAACATTTTATTAACTTGAAAAGAATTATTAAGAGGTGA
- a CDS encoding cyclic 2,3-diphosphoglycerate synthase, with translation MHRKNIIIIGAAGRDFHNFNTYYRNNGNYRVVAFTAAQIPDIDNRRYPTELAGSMYPEGIPIYSQDRLGELIKEFQVDECVFAYSDVKYEDVMGISAIVNAEGADFTLLGSKNTMLKSSKPVISICAVRTGCGKSQTSRKIIEILMEHNLKVVAVRHPMPYGDLATQRIQRFATVEDLEKHNCTVEEMEEYEPHVERGNIIYAGVDYENILRAAENDPDGCDVIIWDGGNNDFSFYQSDLSVVVLDPHRPGHELNYYAGEVSLRTSDIAIINKIDSADPRAIKQVEENIKRINPNATIIKAESKITVDNPDIIKGKRVLVVEDGPTLTHGEMKLGAGIIAAQRFEAKELTDPRPYAVGKLIETFNSYTHIGTLLPAMGYGEQQLKDLEETINKADSDSIIIGTPIDLSRVININKPYTRVHYELEEVGSPNLKSILNDFIKDYKLGK, from the coding sequence ATGCATAGAAAAAATATTATTATTATAGGAGCAGCAGGGCGAGATTTTCATAACTTCAATACATATTACCGTAACAATGGTAATTATAGAGTTGTAGCTTTTACAGCAGCTCAAATACCTGATATCGACAATCGAAGATATCCTACTGAACTAGCAGGGAGTATGTATCCTGAAGGAATTCCAATATATTCTCAAGATCGATTAGGTGAATTAATTAAAGAATTTCAAGTAGATGAATGTGTTTTTGCATATAGTGATGTAAAATATGAAGATGTAATGGGTATAAGTGCAATTGTTAATGCAGAAGGTGCTGACTTTACGCTTCTTGGTTCTAAAAACACCATGCTAAAAAGTAGCAAACCTGTAATATCAATTTGTGCTGTTCGAACAGGTTGTGGAAAGAGCCAAACATCACGTAAAATTATTGAGATATTGATGGAACATAATCTTAAAGTAGTTGCAGTTAGACATCCAATGCCGTATGGTGATTTAGCTACACAAAGAATACAAAGATTTGCTACCGTAGAAGATTTAGAGAAGCATAATTGTACTGTTGAGGAAATGGAAGAATATGAACCCCATGTTGAACGTGGAAACATTATTTATGCTGGTGTAGATTATGAAAATATTTTAAGAGCAGCTGAAAATGATCCTGATGGCTGCGATGTCATTATATGGGATGGAGGAAATAATGATTTTTCGTTTTACCAATCTGATTTATCAGTTGTAGTGTTAGATCCACACCGCCCAGGGCACGAATTAAACTATTACGCAGGAGAAGTTAGTCTAAGAACTTCAGATATAGCAATTATTAATAAAATCGATAGTGCTGATCCAAGGGCAATAAAGCAAGTGGAAGAAAATATTAAACGTATTAATCCAAATGCTACTATTATTAAAGCAGAATCTAAGATTACTGTAGATAATCCAGATATAATTAAGGGAAAACGAGTCTTGGTTGTTGAAGATGGTCCTACTTTAACTCATGGAGAAATGAAACTGGGGGCTGGAATAATTGCAGCACAAAGATTTGAAGCAAAAGAATTAACAGACCCTCGTCCATATGCAGTAGGAAAACTAATTGAAACCTTTAATAGCTATACACATATTGGCACACTTCTTCCTGCAATGGGTTATGGTGAACAACAATTAAAAGACCTTGAAGAAACAATCAATAAAGCTGATAGCGATTCTATTATTATAGGTACACCAATTGATTTAAGTAGAGTTATTAATATTAATAAGCCTTATACACGTGTACATTACGAACTAGAAGAAGTGGGAAGTCCAAATCTTAAATCAATATTAAATGACTTTATCAAAGATTATAAACTTGGAAAATAG
- the moaC gene encoding cyclic pyranopterin monophosphate synthase MoaC: MDSLTHFNEEGRAKMVEVGDKLNTKREAVAKGSVYMMPETLKRIIDYDIKKGDVLAVSQVAGIMAAKKTSDLIPMCHNIILTGADINFHIDEENNKIDIEAVVRTTGKTGVEIEALTAVSVTGLTIYDMCKAIDKKMKLTDVRLVRKTGGKSGDFIIED, from the coding sequence ATGGATTCATTGACTCATTTTAATGAAGAAGGAAGAGCTAAAATGGTTGAAGTAGGGGATAAACTGAATACTAAAAGAGAAGCTGTAGCTAAAGGCAGTGTATATATGATGCCTGAAACATTAAAGAGAATTATAGATTATGATATAAAAAAAGGCGATGTTTTAGCTGTTTCGCAAGTAGCTGGTATAATGGCTGCTAAGAAAACAAGTGATCTTATCCCAATGTGCCATAATATTATTTTAACTGGTGCAGATATCAATTTTCATATAGATGAGGAAAATAATAAAATAGATATTGAAGCTGTAGTTAGAACAACTGGAAAAACTGGTGTAGAAATTGAGGCATTAACCGCTGTGTCTGTAACTGGGTTGACAATTTATGATATGTGTAAAGCTATAGATAAAAAAATGAAATTAACAGATGTAAGGCTAGTTAGGAAAACAGGTGGCAAATCTG